In the genome of Flavobacteriaceae bacterium YJPT1-3, the window ATCCCAACACGCGTTGGGTTTCGCGTAAGCAAATCACAAATCGCAGTTGCTTTGCTTCGTAGAGGTCCTTATAAGCATTGGCGATATACTCCTGAAGAAGATGCCGGCCGTAGGGAGCTTGCGTTCCACTCAATTCCCAATATTCTTCCCGGTTCTCGATATCGTAGAGCATATCGATGTCTTCCGGCTCTAAAGCCCTCAGAAATATCGTATCTCCTACTAAGGTTGGTGCTCCCATACGCCTTCAAATACAAATGTTGCCGGTCCTATTAAATGAACCTGCTCATACCCTTTATCTGTTTTTTGGAAGCGAACTTCCAAAGATCCCCCCGGCGTATGGAGCCGAACGGAATTACGCACTACCTGCCCGGTATAATGCATCGCCAAAGCCACGGCAGTGACCCCGGTACCACAACTGAGCGTCTCGTCTTCTACTCCGCGTTCGTAAGTTCGCACTCCAAAAGTATCGGAAGCCTGCTTACTGACAAAATTGACATTGGTACCTACAGCACCGTAACGATCACTGTAGCGCACCGCTGCCCCCTCCTTGGCAACATCAACCTGTGCCAGGTCTTCAACCATGATAATGTGATGAGGCGAACCGGTATCAAGAAACAGAAAATCAGCAGTCTCCTGAATTTGGGTTACATCCTGCATCTGCAAGGCCACCCTGCCATCTTCCAGGAGTTCAGCCCGATGTAAGCCATCAACCGCCCGAAAGGTCGTCTGCTGCTCAATGATTCCTAACGCTTTCGCGAAAGCGACCAGACACCGACCTCCGTTTCCACACATGGTGCTGGGATTCCCGTCGGCATTGTAGTACACCATCTTAAAATCGACCTCCTCATCCAGTTCCAACAGAATGAGTCCGTCAGCGCCTATGCCAAATTTACGGTCACAGAGGTGCCGGATCAGTTTGGTATTGTTTTTGAAAAATACCGATTGTCTGTTGTCAATGATAACAAAGTCATTCCCGGTACCTTGGTATTTAAAAAAGGGCAATGTCATTTCCTGGTTTTCACAGCGACAAAGTTACAACATCCCGTCTTGCCGCTATCCTGTTAAAAGCCAGTTAAATCAAGGCCGCAGGCACAACAATTTAATAATTTTAAAGGTTATCAATTCATAAAACGCAAGCATGAAAAAATTAGCAAGTTTACTTATGGTTTCAGTGCTTGGTGGTGTCATTACACTGAGTACGTACAAATTATTCATCGAACAAGAAGCGAAAGACTTCGATCTCAATCAACAACAGGACAGTGCGGTTTTTATGCCCACTTCCTTCAGCACGGCATCCAGCCTGCCCATGGATACCGATTTTACCGAAGCGGCAGAAATGACGGTCAACGGAGTGGTTCACGTCAAAAACGTGCGAATCGCTAAACGACCCCGCAACATGATGGAATACCTTCGAGGAGGAGGTGATTCCGGACGGGCTCTGGCCGGTGCAGGTAGCGGCGTAATCATATCCGCAGACGGCTATATCGTGACTAATAATCACGTGATCGAGGGCGCTAACGAAATTGAAGTTACGCTGAATGACAATCGAATTTTTCAAGCCGAGCTCGTCGGGACCGATCCCAGAGCGGATATTGCTTTGCTCAAAGTCGATGCAGACAATGAACTGCCTTATATTCCCTTTGGAGACAGTGATAATGCCAAAATAGGCGAATGGGTATTGGCCGTAGGAAATCCATTTAATTTGACCAGTACCGTGACCGCAGGAATCATTTCCGCCAAGGCGCGCGATATCAATGAGTATGATGGAAATCCGCAATCGTTCTTGCAGACGGATGCGGCGATCAATCCTGGAAACAGCGGTGGTGCCTTGGTCAATGTCAATGGTGAACTGATTGGAATCAATACAGCCATCACCTCTCAAACCGGAAGTTATGTGGGCTATGCTTTTGCTGTTCCTTCCAATAATGCACGCAAGATCGTAGAGGACATACTCGAGTTCGGAAACGTACAGCGTGGCATTCTAGGGGTAAGCGGACAAAGTCTAAACCCCATGCTCTCCGAAAACCTGGAAGTAGAAGAGATCGAAGGATTCTATGTGGGTGGTGTCGAATACGACAGTGGTGCTGAAAAAGCCGGAATCAAAGAGGGGGATATCATTAAACGGATCGACAACATACGTATTCGTAAATTCTCTGACCTCTCCGGATACTTAGGCTCCAAGCGGCCTAATGATGTAGTTGAAGTAGAAATTATTCGAAACGGCCGACCTAAAACCGTACCGGTCACTCTGGTCAAATTGGAAACCTTCAAATTGGAAGAGGTTGGACTGGAGGTCAAGAACGCCTCTCCTCGAGATCTTAAGCCGTACGGTGTTAAAAAAGGAGTGGTGATTAGCGGCGCCTTATCACCAGATATGCAACGCTACAATCTCAACGGCATCGTGATCACAGAAATTGACGACAATCCGGTAGGTGACATTGACGATGTAAAACGAATCATTGCCCAACGCAATACCAATGAACCCATCAGCATCACTTTTGTGGATCGCGATGGTGAACGCAACCGGTTCATCTTTAGATAGATCAAAGCACAAAATGAGTGTGCATAAAATTCCCGTAAGGCGGTTTGGCTTTACGGGAATTTTTTATTGCTGAACTGCTTACGAAAACGTTTGAAATTGGTACTTTTGCCGAAAATTTAATCGAAAATAATTTCAACCTGCTGATCGCTAGTTATGAGTCAAAAAGACACCTACGAAAAAGAGTTATCCTTTCAAGCCGACCGTCGTCGTGCCACCGTTGAGTTCATTAAAACCGTCAGTGATCTCTGGTACGATAAAGCCATTGAACTGGTCTTGTTCAGAAATCAACTCATTGACCGCAACGTTAGTGAGATTCTCAATCTTCATGAATACGCCGGTGCTTTTGTCCAGAAACCCATTTCTATTTTTGATTCGGTAGAGATCGCCCAGGCCATTCAGCAATTGGATTTACCTCCGGCCAAATTGGACATTGGTAAGCTTACCTATGAATACCACATGGAAGAAGGGACTATTTCTAACGCCATGACTTTTGTTGCCAATAAATTAAAGGTAGGAGAAGATCAGGAACCAATCCAGCCACGGGATGTGGTCTTGTACGGCTTTGGCCGCATTGGCCGACTCATCGCTCGCGAACTGATGACCCGCACCGGACGTGGAAGTCAACTGCGACTGCGGGCAATCGTCACCCGTGGAGCGGTCGATAAGACCGTTTTAGAGAAACGAGCCTCCCTACTTAAAAATGACAGTGTGCACGGGGATTTTGCCGGCACGGTGAGTGTCGATGAGCAGGAACAAGCCCTGTTGATCAATGGGACTACAGTTAAGGTGATTTCCGCGAAAGCCCCTGAAGAAATTGATTATACCCAATACGATATAAATGATGCCCTGGTGATTGACAATACCGGAGCCTTCCGCGATAAGGAAGCGCTCTCCCGCCATTTGATCGCAAAAGGAGTGGACAAGGTTTTATTGACCGCTCCCGGTAAAGGCATACCTAATATTGTACACGGAGTGAATCATGAAGAGCACCACCCAGACAAAGTGCAGATCTTTTCGGCCGCTTCCTGTACCACCAATGCCATTACCCCGGTACTTAAAGCGATCGAAGATTCTTTTGGCGTCAAGAATGGACACTTGGAAACCATTCATGCCTATACCAACGATCAGAATCTGGTTGACAATATGCACAGTAAATACAGACGTGGTCGTGCTGCTGCTCTAAATATGGTCATCACAGAAACTGGAGCCGGAAAAGCAGTGGCTAAGGCCCTTCCCGAACTGGAAGGCAAACTGACCTCCAATGCGATTCGGGTTCCTGTCCCTAACGGCTCGTTGGCTATTTTAAAATTAGAACTCAACAAAAAGACTTCTAAAGAAGGCCTTAATTCGGTACTGAAAAAATATGCCCTGGAAGGTAATCTGGTCGAGCAGATCAAATACTCGATCGATAACGAATTGGTTTCCAGTGATATTGTTGGATCTTCGGCTCCGGCGATCTATGACAGTAACGCCACTTTGGTGCATAGTGATGGTAAAAGTGTGGTGCTTTATGTCTGGTATGACAACGAATACGGCTACAGTCATCAAGTCATTCGATTGGCCAAATACATCGCCAAAGTACGACGCTATACCTATTATTAGAGGCAGGTGACCTCTAGTTGAAATGTTGCTCCTCGGTGTAGCAGGGAGTCCGCTTAAAAGCTGGGGGCTGCTTAGGAGAGCGGCATGAGGCCAGGCGATGTGTCGAGTTGGTTTTGGCTTTTAGAAGCCTTACTTTTATATACAATATCCGCAAATCGCAGACGTTGTGATAACTATTACTCAACCCAAATGACATGATCAAAAATACTATACTACTATTCGCATGCCTGATTTCCACGGTTTTAGTGGCTCAGGAGACCACAGATACCTCGACAGATAAAGAGGCAACCATTGGTGGCCAATACACAGAAATGATCGAATCATCCAATTCGTATCAGGATTATAAGGTGATCAAGAAGTACAAACTGAATGCGTTTGAGGCGAACTTGAAAAAGGAGATTGACGGACTCAATGCTGAAATCGAAAGTCTTCAATCCACTATAGACAATCAGGAATCCCAATTGGAGAGCATCAAGCAAGAATTGGCTACGACCCAGAACAGTCTGGCAGAGACCCGAAGTGAAAAGGATTCCATCAGTTTTCTAGGCTCACAAATGAGTAAAACAGGCTACAAAGGTTTGATGTGGGGAATAATCGCGGTTCTTTTGGCCGGACTCTTATTCTTCTTCTACCGCTTTAGAAACAGTATTGCCCTGACCAAGGAAGCTAAAAAGAAATTGGACGAGACCGAAATGGAGTTCGATGACTATCGTAAAAAAGCGCTGGAGAAAGAACAGAAAATGGGACGCCTGCTTCAGGACGAGCGCAATAAATTATTGAAAAGCACCAAGGGTTAGAAGTTTTACTAAGCCTGACCAAAATCCATACCTTTACGTATGGATTTTTTTATGGACATATATCGCGCAACGCATGACGACCTCAACGATCTGGGTGACTTATTTGATCAGTATCGGGTATTTTACAAACAGAAATCCAATCGGAAACAGTCTGTCGCTTTTCTAAAAGACCGACTGGATCTTAACGAATCGGTCCTCTTTATCGCCCGGGATCAGGAAAGAAAAGGAATTGGATTTACGCAGCTTTATCCCCTCTTTTCTTCCGTCACCGCTCAGCGCTCCTGGTTGTTGAACGATCTTTACGTACATCCTGATTTTCGCGGTCGCGGTATTGGCCAGGCCCTACTCCGTAAAGCCAAAGCCCATTGTACGATGACCGGTTGGAAAGGTGTTGCTCTACAAACCGATACCGATAATCCGGCCCAGCACTTGTACGAACGCGAGCAGTGGGAAAAAGAAGAAGTCTTCAGCTATTTCTGGAAGAATTCAAAAGTATAACTCCTAAATTTCACGCATCTTTGCAGCCTAAATGTATCCCATGCGGATTGATATCATCACGGTAGTACCCGATCTTTTAAGAAGCCCATTCGAATCTTCCATCATGAAGCGCAGCATGGACAAGGGACATGTTGAAGTGCATCTTCACAACCTCAGAGATTATACCGACAACTCCTATAAGCAGGTGGACGATTATCAATTTGGAGGAGGCGCAGGCATGGTACTGATGATCGAGCCTATAGACCGCTGTATAACGCGCTTGAAGGCTGAACGTAACTACGATGAGATCATCTACATGACCCCTGATGGGGACACTTTGAATCAGGGTATGGCCAATCAAATCTCATTGATGGAAAATATCATCATTCTCTGTGGGCATTATAAAGGTGTTGATCAGCGGGTTCGCGATCATTTCATCACCCGGGAAATATCGGTAGGCGATTATGTACTGAGCGGAGGAGAATTAGGTGCCCTAATTTTATGTGATGCCGTGATTCGTCTTATTCCCGGAGTGCTGGGTAATGAAACTTCGGCCCTGACGGATTCCTTTCAGGACAATCTGCTCGCACCGCCCATTTACACGCGTCCGGCGGATTACAAAGGATGGGAGGTTCCGGAGATTCTGCGCAGTGGCAATGCCCCGAAAATAGAGCAGTGGAGAGAGCAAGAAGCCTTAAAACGCACTCAGGAACGACGCCCTGATCTTCTGGACGATTAATTTTTATCGAAAACAATTGTTTGCCCGTAAAAATTGAGTATTTTTGCATCCGTTTTGGTTTAACCGCTGGCGAAAATCGTGGATGTTGAATCAAGCATAACTTATTAAGGCCATAGCCATGGAAGATTTAGTAAAATATGTTCAGGACGAGATGATCGTCAAAAAAGATTTCCCAGAATTTGGGGCCGGTGATACGATCACCGTGTATTATGAAATTAGCGAGGGAAGCAAAACACGTACCCAGTTCTTTAGAGGGGTAGTGATCCAAACTCGTGGAAGCGGTTTGACCAAAACCTTTACCATCCGCAAAATGTCAGGAACTGTTGGTGTGGAGCGTATTTTTCCCATCAATTTACCTGCACTCCAAAAAATTGAAGTGAACAAAAAAGGTAAAGTACGCAGATCACGTATTTACTACTTCCGTGGACTTACCGGTAAAAAAGCACGTATCAAAGAAGTACGCAAGTAAACTTTCGATACCACTGTTTATCAAAGGGTCTTTGTTTTCAAAGACCCTTTTTCTATTTTGGTCCGCTATGAACGCATTCCGCCTGTATCTGCTTCTATCAATGATAGGCTTCTTTGGAGGTGGATATTTCGTGCAGGCTCAGCCATCGAGGTCGGCTCCACTCGATGCCCCTTTTGGAGTGAAGAAGCTTTATCTGCAAGCTAGTTTTGGTTTAGTCCGTTACCACTTTACCAACGAGCTACTACGAGGAGATGTGGCGGCCGGATCCATCACCAACACCACCGCCTTTTCAGGACGATTTCTTCTGGGCTACCATCTCAGTCCGCACTGGGATATTCAGTTTGGGGTGCTCCGTCCGGCAGCCTGGGTGTCTTACGAAGACTTCAACATTCCCTTGATCGACCGCACGGTCTGGATCAATGTTTGGAGCCTGTCATCAAAATATAACTTTAAGTGGAGTGAGCGGATATCCGCTTTCGCGGAAGCGGGACTCAGCAATGTCGCCCGGGAAGGATTTGACTTTGAAGGGTCGAGTGTGGCGCCTGATGCACAGTACCTCTACCCGCTCTTTGGTGCAGGAGTAATGTATCGGTTGAACGATAAGTTTGGACTCAGTTTGAGCACCGTATACATCCCACCAAACCAAAAGGAAAACCAACCAACCATCAATCAGCTGACCGCCGGATTGATGTTCAGTGTTGGTGAAATTTCGGAGGCGGAGCTAGAAGCCAAAGCAAGCAGTCCGTATTTCTTTCCGAGAAACACCCTACAGTTAGGATACACCACCAACAGCTTTGGTTTCGATATCAATCGACAATTCAGTGGAGGATTGCCTACAAGCCTACCCATCTTTTGGCTAGGCGACGTACGCGTGGCGCAGGGATGGATGATCAATTATCAACGCACCCTCTTTAGAAGCCGTAAGCATTTTTCACTAAGTTGGGGAGCTAGCGTAGCGCAGTACAAATCGACCCAGGGAGATGCCTTCTACGCCTTATCCGCTTTTCCGGTCGTACGCTGGTGGTTCTGGAGGCCGGCTTTCATGGACCTCTATTTTAATTATTCAGTGATCGGACCAGCGTTCATCTCCCAATCCCGAATCGATGCTATTGATACCGGAACTCAGGCGACCTTTCAGGATTTTATGGGTATAGGTGCCTGGTTGGGCGATCAACGTCAATGGAACATCGACCTGCGGATCACTCATTATTCCAATGGAAACCTATTTACTGAAAATGCAGGAGTAGCCGTACCCCTGATGATCAGCTTGGGTCGTTCTTTTTGAGGAATATGGTTATTAACAAAAGTTGATAACTCAAGTTCATAACACCTTGATAACTAAAAAGTTAAAAAAATAGTAAAATCCGATTTTCTATGCTATTTTAGTAAAACGATTAACAGATCAAGATAGGCAACACTAAATTGAACTGTCAATTGAATGAAGTAACGTTCTTTATTTACTGATGCATGTATGTCGTTTTACTTATGAGAATTAGGTAAAAGCATCATGGATCAAGAGGTCTTATTTCTAAGTTGTGGTTGCACAAACCAGAAATTGAATCAAGAAAGTTGAACATCCCTAAGCGCAAGCAGGAGGACAAGTAAATTGAGACTAGTTCAATGGAAGACGAGAAGTAAGATGGGAAATGTGGAAACAAGCAGATTCTTTTTAAGATGTCGCTGTAAAACACATTTCAACTGTGGAAAGTTCACGGTACAGGTACTAATAGCCCTGTTTTAGAATCGCAAGGATTCCCAGGTAAAGAATTTTCCCTAATGAAAGCCACATCAGTTGTACGTATGTACCTGATGTGGCTTTTGATTTTTACCCCCCGCTCTCCCTGCTGAATTTTTGTTAAAATAACTGCAGATATCCTATATTTGCACTCCTTTTAGGATTCCTTGACCAGACCCGCCTCTGGTGAATTGCAAGGTCCGATTAAACCATAGCACATGACCCAAAATAAATCAACGATTTACTATACGCGCACCGATGAAGCGCCGGCACTAGCCACGTATTCTTTTCTTCCCATTGTAGAGGCTTATACCAAAGCTGCGCAAATTGACGTAGCCACTAAAGACATTTCGCTCGCCAGCCGAATCATCTCCAACTTTCCGGATTACCTTTCGGCCGATCAACAGGAAGAAGATGCGCT includes:
- the dapF gene encoding diaminopimelate epimerase gives rise to the protein MTLPFFKYQGTGNDFVIIDNRQSVFFKNNTKLIRHLCDRKFGIGADGLILLELDEEVDFKMVYYNADGNPSTMCGNGGRCLVAFAKALGIIEQQTTFRAVDGLHRAELLEDGRVALQMQDVTQIQETADFLFLDTGSPHHIIMVEDLAQVDVAKEGAAVRYSDRYGAVGTNVNFVSKQASDTFGVRTYERGVEDETLSCGTGVTAVALAMHYTGQVVRNSVRLHTPGGSLEVRFQKTDKGYEQVHLIGPATFVFEGVWEHQP
- a CDS encoding trypsin-like peptidase domain-containing protein, which encodes MKKLASLLMVSVLGGVITLSTYKLFIEQEAKDFDLNQQQDSAVFMPTSFSTASSLPMDTDFTEAAEMTVNGVVHVKNVRIAKRPRNMMEYLRGGGDSGRALAGAGSGVIISADGYIVTNNHVIEGANEIEVTLNDNRIFQAELVGTDPRADIALLKVDADNELPYIPFGDSDNAKIGEWVLAVGNPFNLTSTVTAGIISAKARDINEYDGNPQSFLQTDAAINPGNSGGALVNVNGELIGINTAITSQTGSYVGYAFAVPSNNARKIVEDILEFGNVQRGILGVSGQSLNPMLSENLEVEEIEGFYVGGVEYDSGAEKAGIKEGDIIKRIDNIRIRKFSDLSGYLGSKRPNDVVEVEIIRNGRPKTVPVTLVKLETFKLEEVGLEVKNASPRDLKPYGVKKGVVISGALSPDMQRYNLNGIVITEIDDNPVGDIDDVKRIIAQRNTNEPISITFVDRDGERNRFIFR
- a CDS encoding glyceraldehyde-3-phosphate dehydrogenase, with the translated sequence MSQKDTYEKELSFQADRRRATVEFIKTVSDLWYDKAIELVLFRNQLIDRNVSEILNLHEYAGAFVQKPISIFDSVEIAQAIQQLDLPPAKLDIGKLTYEYHMEEGTISNAMTFVANKLKVGEDQEPIQPRDVVLYGFGRIGRLIARELMTRTGRGSQLRLRAIVTRGAVDKTVLEKRASLLKNDSVHGDFAGTVSVDEQEQALLINGTTVKVISAKAPEEIDYTQYDINDALVIDNTGAFRDKEALSRHLIAKGVDKVLLTAPGKGIPNIVHGVNHEEHHPDKVQIFSAASCTTNAITPVLKAIEDSFGVKNGHLETIHAYTNDQNLVDNMHSKYRRGRAAALNMVITETGAGKAVAKALPELEGKLTSNAIRVPVPNGSLAILKLELNKKTSKEGLNSVLKKYALEGNLVEQIKYSIDNELVSSDIVGSSAPAIYDSNATLVHSDGKSVVLYVWYDNEYGYSHQVIRLAKYIAKVRRYTYY
- a CDS encoding GNAT family N-acetyltransferase, giving the protein MDFFMDIYRATHDDLNDLGDLFDQYRVFYKQKSNRKQSVAFLKDRLDLNESVLFIARDQERKGIGFTQLYPLFSSVTAQRSWLLNDLYVHPDFRGRGIGQALLRKAKAHCTMTGWKGVALQTDTDNPAQHLYEREQWEKEEVFSYFWKNSKV
- the trmD gene encoding tRNA (guanosine(37)-N1)-methyltransferase TrmD: MRIDIITVVPDLLRSPFESSIMKRSMDKGHVEVHLHNLRDYTDNSYKQVDDYQFGGGAGMVLMIEPIDRCITRLKAERNYDEIIYMTPDGDTLNQGMANQISLMENIIILCGHYKGVDQRVRDHFITREISVGDYVLSGGELGALILCDAVIRLIPGVLGNETSALTDSFQDNLLAPPIYTRPADYKGWEVPEILRSGNAPKIEQWREQEALKRTQERRPDLLDD
- the rplS gene encoding 50S ribosomal protein L19 gives rise to the protein MEDLVKYVQDEMIVKKDFPEFGAGDTITVYYEISEGSKTRTQFFRGVVIQTRGSGLTKTFTIRKMSGTVGVERIFPINLPALQKIEVNKKGKVRRSRIYYFRGLTGKKARIKEVRK
- a CDS encoding acyloxyacyl hydrolase, producing MNAFRLYLLLSMIGFFGGGYFVQAQPSRSAPLDAPFGVKKLYLQASFGLVRYHFTNELLRGDVAAGSITNTTAFSGRFLLGYHLSPHWDIQFGVLRPAAWVSYEDFNIPLIDRTVWINVWSLSSKYNFKWSERISAFAEAGLSNVAREGFDFEGSSVAPDAQYLYPLFGAGVMYRLNDKFGLSLSTVYIPPNQKENQPTINQLTAGLMFSVGEISEAELEAKASSPYFFPRNTLQLGYTTNSFGFDINRQFSGGLPTSLPIFWLGDVRVAQGWMINYQRTLFRSRKHFSLSWGASVAQYKSTQGDAFYALSAFPVVRWWFWRPAFMDLYFNYSVIGPAFISQSRIDAIDTGTQATFQDFMGIGAWLGDQRQWNIDLRITHYSNGNLFTENAGVAVPLMISLGRSF